One genomic region from Motacilla alba alba isolate MOTALB_02 chromosome 5, Motacilla_alba_V1.0_pri, whole genome shotgun sequence encodes:
- the NIN gene encoding ninein isoform X4: MDEAEQDQYEARLKELFDSFDSTGTGSLGQEELTDLCHMLHLEEVAPALQQTLLQGNLLGRVHFDQFKEALILILSRTLSNEEHFQEPDSSPEAQPKYIKGGKRYGRRSLPEFQESVEDFAEVTVIEPLSEEAHPAHIAASQEHWKTRGSEEEEYEAEGQLRFWNPDDLNASPGASPGPDWIEEKLQEVCEHLGITRDGHLNRKKLVSICEQYGLHAAAGEVLEEVLHNLEQDGTMSIEDFFYGLFRNGKSLTPSASTPYRQLKRHLSMQSFDESGRRTTTPSAMPSTIGFSLFSSLDDGMGYGCVEGVLDCWHQEGIENSQEILKALDFSLDGKVNLTELTLALENELLTTKNGVHQAALASFKTEIRHLLERFDQVAREKEKLRSDLEKAEKLKSLMASEVDDHHAAIERRNEYNLRKLDEEYKERIAALKSELRREREQILQQANKQRLELEQEIEKLKTDENYIRDRLGLALKENSRLENELLESGEKLAECESLASKLQRNLENVLAEKFGDLDPSSAEFFLQEERLAQMRSEYEQQCRELQDQIDELHSELQEFRAQGKVLRPALKSSLSEEFDIDMKSHGTSGIEPDQGLGSEDCNPLNMSIEAEMAIEQMKEQHHRDLHHLKQELEDTVSHYEKQLDEAKAHWEKEQEDMRQKYAEQMNGMEKQITGLQNQIAELQGEAAALREQQEKLSCEHNEEKNKLQTRFDEEKASLQELLRQEHEEDVRARLEQVNEEFRQEREELIQKSVWGEEKMRVLVQTLQEEKGELERGFHEQLKRLAELHALEKEELQEELLRKHQQELEEERKKMASDYNRRASHAQTQFSVDTQTLVNKYEETLQSLEGRYQRELQELAEQQREEKSQWEFERDEIAQEVAEAHEQLKESLASEKAVCSALSQEKDLLEKNFKEEVNKLVCEREQLEKELRELRSAAREQEEKMMEKINQLQNDHEKELKEKDEHISTVEQNGKLVREKLERLDSEYKREKEELNSKLLALESLNRDICERAETEKAQMGLEVSDLRGKIQKLQWETRSFSALQSHYRVLESEYAKAKSQIAASPAAAPLGDDGDVLQNLQKVHEQAVKENVRMAAQILRLQHRLQAAEQELRPASPSCSQAGSEPEEIEPSFEGLPSDCQDVAMGADVSVLPPPEADTTDLEEMSEMDWDLEEGCVKARAGGHPEAQGCWIQGSQAALDADGNQDCDKSLSWVPLLPKKRDLEKAPRPKALHSDVKQQKVHLLNHRIAPKNQGFVSDALKMQVELESAEELSEDSLLLDHTPGAANGDLKSVIAQLWKRMEELEDRSMAQAELLSLQEEIQVENEDLKAEVMQLIEKNRVLEDNLRRLRRLCWEQKESEVESVKFEDENTKFLVEDKGLEGIKELEDVQEQDAQGNPDVPSDTRGGKLEEHPAAFRGQRDKNPQSDGAATRVGRAGMREPNLQVKEKALGRPEERRAVTQGLQSTCTELQQKVDLLRCEAEKLREENAVLKNEVTLLNEEGSASSLKLRELNGSREEMRQKIEAVRKEKVAVQKMVDNLKKQVADLKTRNQQLDSENTELSQRNSKNQADVQDLNQQLARVLKQKEREEGKCTLEEWEKERLLLKEELENSKIESSNMVSSLEMDLSKMKVQAHLLEQENHILKQELEKTKQLPRCPDLADLQNEVASLITKNEKLQKEKEALSEELNRCIDKVAQVSCLESAIGSLKQEQKSWEQQSQALKAQLSLSQDKVQSLGETLQSTNLQMSRLKSDLQLAQQEKESLQQEVMALHKQLQSSSEKA; encoded by the exons CACTGGAAGACGCGAGGCAGCGAGGAGGAGGAGTACGAGGCCGAGG GACAGCTGCGCTTCTGGAACCCAGACGACCTGAACGCCTCCCCTGGGGCCTCGCCTGGCCCAGACTGGATCGAGGAGAAGCTTCAGGAGGTCTGCGAGCACCTGGGCATCACCAGGGATGGCCACCTGAACAGGAAGAAGCTGGTTTCCATCTGTGAGCAGTACGGGCTGCACGCGGCGGCCGGGGAG GTGCTTGAAGAGGTGCTCCATAACCTGGAGCAAGATGGGACCATGAGCATTGAGGATTTCTTTTATGGCCTGTTTAGAAATGGGAAATCTCTCACCCCCTCAGCATCTACTCCCTACCGGCAGCTGAAACGCCACCTCTCCATGCAG TCCTTCGACGAGAGCGGCAGACGCACGACCACCCCCTCGGCCATGCCCAGCACCATCGGCTTCtccctcttctccagcctggatGATGGGATGGGCTATGGCTGTGTGGAGGGGGTCCTGGACTGCTGGCACCAGGAGGGCATAGAGAACAGCCAGGAGATCCTGAAG GCTCTGGACTTCAGCTTGGATGGGAAGGTGAACCTGACGGAGCTGACGCTGGCGCTGGAGAACGAGCTCCTGACCACCAAGAATGGGGTGCAccaggcagccctggccagcTTCAAAACGGAGATCAGGCACTTGCT ggagaggTTTGACCAGGTGgccagggagaaggagaagctgcGGTCGGacctggagaaggcagagaagcTGAAATCCCTGATGGCCTCGGAAGTGGACGATCACCACGCCGCCATCGAGCGCCGCAACGAGTACAACCTCAG GAAGCTGGATGAGGAGTACAAGGAGAGGATCGCCGCTCTGAAGAGCGAGCTGCGCAGGGAGCGGGAGCAGATCCTGCAGCAGGCCAATAaacagaggctggagctggagcaggagattgaaaagctgaaaacagaTGAGAATTACATCCGAGACCGCCTGGGCCTGGCCCTGAAG GAAAACAGCCGCCTGGAAAACGAGCTCTTGGAATCAGGAGAAAAACTGGCTGAGTGTGAAAGTCTGGCAAGCAAACTGCAGAGGAACTTGGAAAACGTCCTGGCTGAGAAG TTTGGTGACCTGgatcccagcagtgctgagtttttcctgcaggaggagaggctggcCCAGATGAGGAGCGAGTAcgagcagcagtgcagg gagctgcaggaccagATTGATGAGCTgcactcagagctgcaggagttCCGTGCCCAAGGCAAAGTGCTCAGGCCTGCCCTGAAAAGTTCCTTGTCAGAGGAGTTTGACATTGACATGAAGAGTCACGGCACCAGTGGGATTGAGCCTGACCAAG GACTCGGTTCAGAAGACTGCAACCCATTAAATATGAGCATAGAGGCAGAAATGGCCATTGAGCAGATGaaggagcagcaccacagggaTCTGCATCACCTCAAACAGGAGCTTGAAGACACA GTGAGCCATTATGAAAAGCAGCTGGATGAGGCAAAAGCCCACTGGGAAAAGGAGCAAGAGGATATGAGGCAGAAGTATGCTGAGCAGATGAATGGCATGGAAAAGCAGATCACTGGCCTCCAAAATCAAatagcagagctgcagggagaggcagcgGCGCTccgagagcagcaggagaagctcaGCTGTGAACACAAcgaggagaaaaacaaattacagaCGCGTTTCGATGAGGAGAAAGCCAGTCTGCAGGAActgctgaggcaggagcacGAAGAGGATGTCAGGGCCAGACTGGAGCAGGTGAACGAGGAGTTCAGGCAAGAGCGGGAGGAGCTGATCCAGAAGAGTGtctggggggaagaaaagatgAGAGTTCTGGTGCAGaccctgcaggaggagaagggggagcTGGAACGGGGCTTCCACGAGCAGCTGaagaggctggcagagctgcacgccctggagaaggaggagctccaggaggagctgctgaggaagcaccagcaggagctggaggaggaaag gaaaaaaatggcaagTGACTATAACAGAAGAGCATCTCATGCACAAACTCAGTTCTCTGTGGACACACAAACACTTGTgaataaatatgaagaaacCCTGCAGAGTCTGGAAGGACGTTACCAgcgagagctgcaggagcttgCTGAGCAGCAAAGAGAGGAGAAATCCCAGTGGGAGTTTGAAAGGGATGAAATTGCTCAGGAGGTTGCTGAAGCCCAcgagcagctgaaggaaagcTTGGCGAGTGAGAAGGCTGTTTGTTCTGCCCTGAGCCAGGAGAAGGATCTCCTGGAGAAAAACTTCAAGGAAGAAGTGAACAAGCTGGTGTGtgagagggagcagctggagaaggagctgcgAGAGCTGAGGAGTGCTGCCCGGGAGCAAGAGGAAAAGATGatggagaaaataaaccaaCTCCAAAATGACCATGAAaaagagctgaaggagaaagatGAGCATATATCCACAGTGGAGCAAAACGGGAAACTGGTTagggaaaagctggagagaCTGGACAGTGAGTATAAGCGAGAGAAAGAAGAGCTCAATTCCAAACTTCTTGCTTTGGAGAGCTTAAACAGAGACATTTGTGAaagagcagagacagaaaaggcTCAGATGGGTTTGGAAGTCTCGGACCTCCgagggaaaatacagaaattgcaGTGGGAAACACGGAGCttttctgccctgcagagccattACAGGGTCCTGGAGAGTGAGTATGCAAAAGCCAAGAGCCAGATcgctgcttctcctgctgcagctcctctgggagaCGATGGGGATGTTCTCCAAAACCTGCAGAAGGTGCACGAGCAGGCGGTGAAGGAGAACGTCAGGATGGCTGCCCAGAtcctgaggctgcagcaccggctgcaagcagcagagcaggagctgcgacctgccagccccagctgctcccaggctggctcagAACCAGAGGAAATAGAGCCCAGTTTTGAAGGGTTGCCCAGTGATTGTCAAGATGTGGCCATGGGAGCAGATGTCAGTGTCCTTCCACCTCCGGAGGCTGATACTACAGACCTGGAAGAAATGTCGGAGATGGATTGGGATTTGGAGGAGGGATGTGTGAAAGCCAGAGCTGGTGGGCACCCCGAGGCACAGGGGTGCTGGATCCAGGGAAGTCAAGCAGCTCTGGATGCTGATGGCAACCAGGATTGTGACAAGAGCCTTTCTTGGGTGCCTCTGCTGCCAAAAAAGAGAGACCTGGAGAAAGCTCCCAGGCCAAAAGCGCTACACAGCGATGTCAAACAGCAGAAGGTTCATCTGCTAAATCACAGAATAGCTCCCAAAAATCAGGGGTTTGTCTCTGATGCTTTGAAGATGCAGGTGGAGCTGGAGAGTGCTGAAGAGCTGAGTGAAGACTCTCTCCTGCTGGATCACACTCCTGGGGCAGCAAACGGTGACCTGAAGAGCGTAATAGCTCAGCTTTGGAAAAGGATGGAAGAGCTGGAAGACAGATCCATGGCACAGGCTGAACTTCTGTCACTACAAGAAGAAATTCAGGTAGAAAATGAGGATCTGAAGGCTGAAGTGATGCagttaattgaaaaaaatagagTGCTGGAAGACAACCTGCGTAGGCTGAGAAGGCTTTGTTGGGAACAAAAAGAAAGCGAGGTGGAAAGCGTGAAGTTTGAAGATGAAAACACCAAATTCCTTGTGGAAGATAAAGGATTGGAAGGTATTAAAGAATTGGAGGATGTCCAAGAACAAGATGCTCAAGGAAACCCAGATGTGCCCAGTGACACGAGAGGTGGGAAGCTGGAAGAACATCCCGCTGCTTTCAGGGGCCAGCGGGACAAGAACCCCCAAAGCGACGGCGCCGCGACACgagtgggaagagcaggaatgagGGAGCCCAACCTCCAGGTGAAGGAGAAAGCTCTGGGTCgcccagaggagaggagggcagTGACCCAGGGCTTGCAGAGCACgtgcactgagctgcagcagaaggttGACCTGCTGAG GTGTGAGGCCGAGAAGCTCCGCGAGGAAAACGCCGTCCTGAAGAACGAGGTGACTTTATTGAATGAGGAAGGGAGCGCTTCCAGCCTGAAACTGAGGGAGCTGAATGGATCCAGGGAAGAAATGAG gcagaagatTGAGGCTgtgagaaaggagaaagtgGCTGTGCAGAAGATGGTGGACAACCTGAAAAAGCAG GTGGCTGATCTGAAGACCAGGAACCAACAGCTGGactctgaaaacacagaactcAGCCAGAGGAACTCCAAAAACCAGGCAGATGTGCAGGATCTCAACCAACAGCTGGCAAGGGTGCTcaagcaaaaggaaagggaagaggggaagTGTACCCTGGAAgaatgggaaaaggagaggctgctgctgaaagaggAGCTGGAAAACTCCAAAATCGAG TCATCAAATATGGTGTCGTCTTTGGAGATGGATTTGTCAAAAATGAAGGTTCAAGCTCAtctcctggagcaggagaacCACATCCtcaagcaggagctggagaagacAAAACAG CTGCCCAGGTGTCCTGATCTTGCTGACCTTCAAAACGAAGTTGCAAGTTTAATCACTAAAAACGAGaagctgcagaaagagaaagaagccCTGAGTGAGGAACTGAACAGATGCATTGATAAG GTAGCTCAGGTCAGCTGCCTGGAGAGTGCAATTGGCAGCCtgaagcaggagcagaaatcctgggagcagcagagtcAGGCACtgaaagcacagctcagcctctcccaggACAAG gttCAGAGCCTCGGTGAAACTCTGCAGAGCACCAACCTCCAAATGTCCCGGCTGAAATCCGACCTGCAGCTGGcccagcaggagaaggaaagtcTGCAACAAGAAGTGATGGCACTGCAcaaacagctgcagagcagcagtgaaaag GCCTAA